In Mytilus edulis chromosome 13, xbMytEdul2.2, whole genome shotgun sequence, a single window of DNA contains:
- the LOC139501783 gene encoding rootletin-like isoform X27, whose translation MSTPNTGQLTEENRILAAELNRVEDLLAASRAERDELGIKYNALSDKLEQNLKGEGDYGETPSKNLVQQNIELRRKLEEEHQSYKRKLQAYQDGQQRQAQLVQKLQAKVLQYKKKCEEIEVDNSDIKSRYDHLKSLQSQQDSYHKGLDSESRLRQEAENNMDHESALIKLEEEQQRSASLAHVNSMLREQLDQATAANQSLTNDIHKLTNDWQRAREELEGKEAEWREEEQSFNEYFSNEHGRLLSLWREVVAFRRSFGELKTATERDMSHLRSDVTKASRSMHSACLNLSANQRSSDTQLSVLLDREKQERMSLENQLRDKNREIGELQSRYDTHSAELNSKVNELTMLNEKLKIQAEEHNKTISNLQRNINNLETRLGEQRSYDLPETESSRQYREETDVIHEALRNIAEAVINDADELDAEGGRRSVSPSRNRSMSPTARARSPILRNRSKSPMARSRSPAFADATFSAVQAALNKRQLQVSELRAKLIASKDHNGQMRKNLDDVENERRRLEMQIINLKEDLDLSKRDKDDTSRERDRLRNSLNLTGNEKSQLEKVRYEMNEQVEGLQMENEKLQAANTELQRQRDNIEEDKEDVTKDKERQLKENDRCHRVIDQLEHKVSSIKEELVGTKEALNRALLDKEVLEQQKAEVSDALTKSEVQKSDLELEINRAKTEEAGLRDALHKMQQLNEGLGQDKIELNKMIIMLENEKASLQGEKSMLEQERCGIREELVRVEQEKMDLDTEKMGLNQTLELSEMTRQQLEEEITAIHREKGETTEQLNCVARHKQALAEELVSVRKEMERVNTNLKRIAIEKERLTQEKGELIVQVTDTERENRHQSEVISTLKADKDALESALYEVQEQARQLEVRKEQLEGENQELIIRKENLQSEINRLCKEKDADNEKFDFQREDLNRRLAQLERDMQMAITQEKQAHEDDVDRLSRERDNQRAEFESQREEMITQYNMEKEESNNKFDRMREELMEELAALQRDRDNSLMMAENDKQQTMSLLEQEKSTLGEKNNNLTMDLANANVEYERLKRDYYAKQEQDRTTINGLGSELKNFRSQFDETCMNHEKECKDLTNNIRELERQREGALREVAELKTQLKLVEENRDNIRRDLIEANRKIREGEETRDLMRKDIVELKRNINDEVREKDTISKTADELRNTVKRNEADKIELNRALQDNKQRCAVLDEQKANVQKEAGDLRASLREVEKARLEARRELQELRRQVKQLDGERNKLGKEVGDLQNRVARDEEKEEESRRTSFDLKQKVVETEASREALRKELANTQRKMGEVIEESRMKEKDYQMALEDSRRIERKMEDQRRNLEIQLENTGAENEELKLRLSGAEGRVNALEATLARLEGAKRDIEFKLSSIVSSLRRTIGFRQEMPRARSPVRSRSTSPRRSRPNSPAKGFENTYATTTEGRGSPIPRTGSPDRAGSPIRVSSRGVSPSRFEMAAVDVDPEAVRMALRDFVQQLANAERERDDALANTKSMGIQLQELEDEKGRVERRLEQLQKSLGDVEEDKRGIDGRLASAQTALMLQEETIRRNERERKIMQDKMNALERSLTSAETEKRQQLEKISKMKANEGRLDDDKRNLRQGLEDAENRCTKLELARRSLEGDLQRFKLLMNDKETENLVLTDRVETLNKQIQNLDSKAQSLQLTVDRLSLTLAKTEEDGIQQKDKVQSLNMSLSDNNAALNELQERIQQLQRALTSSEHDRRVLQERLDSTRQALNDAKKQNYDLLERVQTLQNDCSESEVRRAEVEGQLRQNHGVLVKRTETEQELNQIVQKLTQDKQNMQDHISNISRNLSTVETQKTEMERTYIRLEKDKSALRKTLDKVEREKLKTEEIANTSLMEKGSLDRSLARLDEDNCDLNKQVQQLQAQLAEAEQQHAQRLIDVTTRHRAETEMETERLRTAQMQAERMLETRERSNRTKIKGLEETVATLKDQLSTEMKKRQLYISRSARTGDEIRDIRSILDSSLSNVTRDQSLDPLIMETETRKLDESLEFRGSYRSQPRRRTSPNRTPMKYSDRLTSTPAMRRTQSPIALRKKLLK comes from the exons CTTGAACAGAACTTGAAGGGAGAAGGCGACTACGGTGAAACACCATCTAAAAATCTTGTCCAGCAGAACATCGAGTTACGGAGGAAACTAGAGGAGGAACATCAAAGTTATAAACGTAAACTCCAGGCATACCAAGACGGACAACAGAGACAAGCTCAACTTGTACAGAAACTTCAAGCCAAG GTTCTGCAGTACAAGAAAAAGTGTGAGGAAATCGAGGTAGATAACTCCGATATAAAATCCCGCTATGATCATTTGAAGTCG TTACAATCTCAACAAGACTCCTATCATAAGGGTTTAGACAGTGAAAGTCGCCTCCGTCAGGAAGCAGAAAACAACATGGATCACGAATCAGCTTTGATCAAGTTAGAAGAGGAACAGCAGAG GAGTGCCAGCTTGGCCCATGTAAATTCTATGCTCAGAGAGCAGCTGGATCAAGCAACGGCAGCCAACCAGTCCCTCACTAATGATATCCACAAGCTGACCAACGATTGGCAGAGAGCTAGGGAAGAACTAGAAGGCAAGGAAGCAGAATGGAGAGAGGAGGAACAG TCATTTAATGAATACTTCAGCAATGAGCATGGACGCCTCCTCTCATTGTGGCGGGAAGTTGTAGCTTTCCGTCGCAGTTTCGGTGAGTTGAAGACAGCAACAGAACGTGACATGTCTCATCTTCGTTCTGATGTCACCAAGGCATCAAGGAGCATGCACTCTGCCTGTCTCAACCTGAGTGCCAACCAGAGAAGCTCAGATACACAACTTTCGGTTCTGCTGGATCGGGAAAAACAGGAAAGAATGTCTCTTGAGAACCAACTTAGAGATAAGAACAGGGAGATAGGAGAACTTCAGTCTCGCTATGATACTCATAGTGCTGAACTCAACTCCAA GGTCAATGAGTTGACAATGTTGAATGAGAAATTGAAGATTCAGGCTGAAGAACATAACAAAACCATCAGCAATCTTCAACGTAACATCAACAACTTGGAGACACGTCTTGGTGAACAGCGCAGTTATGATCTTCCCGAAACTGAATCTTCCCGTCAGTACCGTGAAGAAACAGATGTCATTCATGAGGCTCTTAGAAACATTGCTGAAGCTGTTATCAATGACGCTGATGAACTTGATGCTGAAGGAGGAAGACGATCAGTATCACCTTCAAGAAATAGGTCAATGTCACCAACTGCCAGGGCAAGGTCACCAATTCTAAGAAACAGATCCAAATCTCCCATGGCTAGGTCAAGGTCTCCTGCCTTTGCCGATGCTACTTTCTCCGCTGTCCAAGCAGCCTTAAACAAACGTCAACTCCAGGTATCAGAACTGAGAGCTAAGTTGATAGCCAGTAAGGATCATAATGGACAGATGAGAAAGAACCTGGATGATGTGGAAAATGAGAGACGTAGACTGGAAATGCAGATTATCAACCTGAAAGAGGATCTGGACTTATC GAAAAGAGACAAAGATGATACCTCTAGAGAGAGAGACAGGCTCAGGAATTCTCTAAACTTAACAGGAAATGAGAAGTCACAGCTAGAGAAAGTTCGTTATGAAATGAACGAACAAGTAGAAGGGCTTCAGATGGAGAACGAAAAACTCCAGGCTGCCAACACGGAACTACAGAGACAGAGGGACAACATTGAGGAGGACAAAGAGGACGTTACTAAAGACAAGGAGAGGCAACTTAAGGAGAATGATAGATG TCACAGAGTCATTGACCAGTTAGAACACAAAGTCAGCAGTATTAAGGAGGAGCTTGTTGGAACTAAAGAGGCTCTCAACAGGGCACTTTTGGACAAGGAGGTTCTTGAACAACAGAAGGCTGAAGTCA GTGATGCATTAACTAAATCTGAAGTTCAGAAGTCTGACCTTGAACTTGAAATAAACAGAGCCAAGACAGAAGAGGCTGGTCTTAGAGACGCCTTACACAAGATGCAACAACTGAATGAAGGTCTAGGTCAGGACAAGATTGAACTTAACAAGATGATTATTATG CTAGAGAATGAGAAGGCCTCACTACAGGGAGAGAAATCCATGTTAGAACAGGAGAGATGTGGAATCAGAGAAGAATTGGTCCGTGTAGAGCAGGAGAAGATGGATCTTGATACAGAGAAAATGG GACTGAACCAGACATTAGAACTGAGTGAGATGACAAGACAACAATTAGAAGAAGAAATCACTGCTATACATAGAGAAAAAGGAGAAACTACAGAACAACTCAACTGT GTTGCAAGACATAAACAAGCATTGGCTGAAGAATTGGTGTCTGTCAGGAAAGAAATGGAGAGGGTTAATACCAACCTCAAACGTATTGCTATTGAGAAGGAGAGACTCACACAAGAGAAGGGTGAACTGATTGTTCAGGTCACTGACACTGAGAGGGAAAATCGTCACCAGAGTGAAGTTATCTCCACTTTAAAGGCAGATAAGGATGCCCTTGAAAGTGCCCTTTATGAAGTCCAGGAACAAGCTCGCCAATTGGAGGTCCGCAAGGAACAGTTGGAGGGAGAAAACCAAGAGTTGATCATCAGGAAAGAAAACCTACAAT CTGAAATCAACCGTCTTTGTAAGGAGAAGGATGCTGACAATGAGAAGTTTGACTTCCAGAGAGAGGACCTGAACCGTCGTCTGGCTCAACTGGAGCGTGACATGCAGATGGCAATCACACAGGAGAAACAGGCTCATGAAGATGATGTTGATCGTCTCAGCAGAGAAAGA GATAACCAGAGAGCTGAGTTTGAGTCTCAGAGAGAAGAGATGATCACACAGTATAACATGGAGAAAGAAGAGTCTAACAATAAGTTTGATAGAATGAGAGAGGAACTCATGGAGGAACTTGCTGCTTTACAGAGAGACAGGGATAACTCTCTTATGATGGCtgaaaatgacaaacaacag aCAATGTCATTATTGGAACAAGAGAAGAGTACTCTTGGAGAGAAGAATAACAATCTGACCATGGATCTGGCCAATGCTAATGTGGAGTATGAGAGACTAAAACGGGATTACTATGCCAAACAAGAACAAGATAGGACTACCATTAACGGTCTCGGCAGTGAATTGAAGAATTTCCGTAGCCAGTTTGATGAAACTTG CATGAACCATGAAAAGGAATGCAAGGATCTAACAAACAATATTAGAGAGCTGGAAAGACAGAGAGAAGGAGCACTTAGAGAGGTGGCTGAACTCAAAACTCAACTCAAACTTGTCGAGGAGAATCGTGACAATATTCGTAGAGATCTTATCGAGGCTAATCGTAAAATCAGAGAGGGAGAAGAAACTAGAGATCTCATGAGAAAAGACATTGTTGAACTTAAACGCAATATAAACGATGAAGTGAGAGAGAAGGACACCATTAGTAAGACAGCTGACGAACTCAGAAATACAGTGAAGAGGAACGAGGCTGACAAGATTGAACTGAACAGAGCATTACAGGACAATAAACAAAGATGTGCAG TATTGGATGAGCAGAAGGCGAATGTTCAGAAAGAGGCAGGTGACTTAAGAGCCAGTCTACGTGAAGTTGAGAAAGCTCGTCTTGAGGCACGTCGTGAGTTGCAAGAGCTACGTCGTCAAGTGAAACAATTAGACGGAGAGAGGAACAAGCTAGGAAAGGAAGTGGGAGACCTGCAGAACAGGGTGGCTAGGGATGAAGAAAAAGAGGAAGAGTCCAGGAGAACTTCATTCGATCTCAAACAAAAG GTGGTTGAGACAGAAGCCAGCCGTGAAGCCCTCAGAAAGGAACTTGCAAACACCCAGCGTAAGATGGGTGAAGTTATTGAGGAGAGCAGAATGAAAGAGAAAGATTACCAGATGGCACTTGAAGACAGCCGCAGAATTGAAAGGAAAATGGAGGACCAAAGGCGTAACTTGGAAATCCAACTTGAAAATACAGGTGCTGAGAATGAAGAATTGAAATTGAGGTTGAGTGGAGCCGAAGGACGAGTCAATGCCCTTGAAGCAACCCTTGCCAGACTAGAGGGTGCTAAACGTGACATCGAATTCAAACTTAGTAGCATTGTGTCAAGTTTGAGAAGGACCATTGGATTCAGACAAGAAATGCCAAGAGCCCGCAGTCCAGTTAGGTCCCGATCCACCAGCCCAAGGCGGTCCAGACCAAACTCTCCAGCTAAAG GATTTGAGAATACATATGCCACCACTACTGAAGGTAGAGGTAGTCCTATTCCAAGAACTGGGTCACCTGATAGAGCAGGAAGTCCAATCAGAGTGTCATCACGTGGAGTGTCACCTTCCAGATTTGAAATGGCAGCTGTTGATGTAGACCCAGAGGCTGTCAGAATGGCTCTCCGTGACTTTGTACAACAGTTGGCAAATGCTGAGAGAGAAAGG GATGATGCTCTCGCCAACACAAAGAGTATGGGAATACAACTTCAGGAATTAGAAGATGAGAAGGGCAGAGTAGAGAGACGTTTAGAACAATTACAGAAATCTCTTGGAGATGTAGAGGAAG ACAAACGTGGTATTGATGGACGTCTTGCAAGTGCCCAGACCGCCTTGATGCTCCAAGAGGAGACAATTCGTCGCAATGAAAGGGAACGCAAGATTATGCAAGATAAAATGAATGCTTTAGAGCGCAGCCTGACCTCTGCAGAGACAGAGAAACGCCAACAGTTGGAGAAGATAAGTAAGATGAAGGCTAACGAGGGCAGACTGGATGATGATAAACGTAACTTAAGACAGGGTCTTGAAGATGCTGAGAACAGATGTACTAAACTAGAACTAGCTCGTAGATCTCTAGAGGGTGACTTACAGAGGTTCAAACTGTTGATGAACGATAAAGAAACAGAAAATCTG gTCCTGACAGACAGAGTAGAAACTCTGAACAAACAGATACAAAACCTTGACAGCAAAGCCCAGTCCTTACAGTTAACTGTAGACAGATTGTCTCTTACCTTGGCTAAAACTGAAGAGGATGGTATTCAACAGAAAGACAAG GTACAGTCATTGAACATGTCCTTATCAGACAACAATGCTGCCCTTAATGAGTTACAGGAACGTATCCAACAGTTACAGAGGGCACTCACCAGCAGTGAACATGATCGTAGGGTACTGCAAGAAAGATTAGATTCCACTAG ACAAGCTTTGAATGATGCCAAGAAACAAAATTACGACCTCCTAGAACGTGTACAGACATTACAGAATGACTGTTCTGAAAGTGAAGTCAGAAGGGCAGAGGTTGAAGGTCAACTCCGTCAGAATCATGGT GTGCttgttaagagaacagaaactgaACAAGAACTGAACCAGATTGTACAGAAACTAACCCAGGATAAACAGAACATGCAGGACCATATCTCAAATATATCTCGTAATCTGTCCACTGTTGAGACACAGAAAACAGAGATGGAGAGAACATACATCAGACTGGAGAAAGATAAATCTGCTCTCAGGAAAACTTTAGATAAG GTTGAACGTGAAAAACTGAAGACAGAAGAGATCGCTAACACTTCACTGATGGAAAAGGGATCCTTAGATAGATCATTGGCTCGTCTGGACGAAGATAACTGTGATCTCAATAAACAAGTACAACAGCTCCAGGCACAGTTAGCAGAGGCTGAGCAACAACATGCTCAGAG GTTGATTGATGTAACCACAAGACATAGAGCTGAAACAGAGATGGAGACAGAGAGACTCCGAACTGCTCAGATGCAAGCTGAAAGAATGCTTGAAACAAGAGAGAGATCAAATAGAACTAAAATCAAGGGTCTTGAAGAAACA GTTGCCACATTGAAAGACCAACTGTCAACTGAAATGAAGAAACGTCAGCTTTATATTTCCCGTAGTGCCCGTACCGGTGATGAAATCCGTGATATCCGATCCATACTGGACTCTTCATTATCAAACGTAACAAGGGACCAGTCTCTTGATCCGCTCATCATGGAGACAGAAACCAGGAAACTAGACGAATCCTTGGAATTCCGTGGAAGTTACAGATCACAACCAAGACGAAGAACAAGTCCAAATCGTACACCAATGAAATATTCTGATAGGTTGACATCAACACCTGCAATGCGTCGAACCCAGAGCCCCATAGCACTGCGtaaaaaactattgaaataa